Sequence from the Polypterus senegalus isolate Bchr_013 chromosome 3, ASM1683550v1, whole genome shotgun sequence genome:
acggactttttgttcttcaaagtcaccaaagcgccgtgcaaactcagtgcgccagtttatcagcaaagtgcgatttgggaacaccgtagtgacgacttggtttaacattacttggcaacagggaaagtggggcaagtggttgtgtctcccataaaagcagcttcaattgaaatcactttgtgattgtgcacgggtaaaaacgtccgctgaagtgtcagattcttatttaattcttctgctttctgtatcttctgcattgcattcaggtctttcaggttaccctgatgttttgttttatagtgccgtcttagattaaattcacacgggttcagtaaacatatactcagcctcccatcggtttttaaaggctctattttcagaatcaacttttctcttcagcatcgtgtgagctagcttcgcaataacttgcagcatcataaggtagacttgattaacgcgtaagtgttggcaaggcagctgaagcgctgcattatgggatctgtagtttattgtgttaccagcgcttcatatacccggctttaataacaataatacagtatataaaatgatctcgggccggatataattacacgggtcggatgtggcccgcgcccttgagtttgacacatatggactaaatagaacttgaaaagatatatttttcaaatgtgatcgcaattcagatagagttgacgcaagactacagcctgcatgcctcaataagtcatcctccctcgctcttactttttaccgctcatctaatgaatacactgagtatggctttaccaaaacaatcattgatggcgaataaagtatccattattcgagtatgtagatcgggatatatatatatacatatatatatatacccgcgtatcgcagcggagaagtagtgtgttaaaaaagctagaaaaagaaaagggaacattttaaaaataacgtaacatgactgtcaatatacagtatttgttttgtgagtgttactgagtgttgctgtcatcaaggatttgattatcattatttctttcaatcaggttctatttgtaggatgtgttgtgttcaagttacattccgtgtttgtcaatcgttgtaaagatgacaggtttcattcatcgattcgtttcttactgcatcaataaacagctctcttcttctttatctgagacctgacacactgcatgcacggttttttacactgtcttcctttagcgggacattgactttttccaacgtgtgctttgtttccgcagtagctggatttatgaatatgcttatcagacgcttcatattttttgctgccttttcaattgtgtaattcggttttgttcagctctttggaactgttgcttttatctgtgcactgcgtcagttcacgtgagccactcggtgtacatgcatcgaaggttcccagctgtgctggtgccatctcgtgctatgtccatggctgtatttaatgttaccttagtcctggcacttaaaactttctctcgcagtttcgctgagtttgtgtcaaacaccaccctgaccatctcatcttcctctccataagcacagtccttcacccgtgaatatttacccgtggcagtttgctattggattgccgctgacggacggccttatatgggcaggcactaaattacaaacgccagcggcagcctgtctatgaacttaatttaaagtgtaggtttacatcgtgctttgtttctgaagtagcagaactcatgaatatggttgtatatgtcactcgctcgcttcttattgtttcgctgccttctcaattatataatgcatgttttcttcagcgctttttgaggtcttcctggttttctatgtactgcgtgattacggggaggcgtgatgatgtcacacgaaactccccccacggcgttgaagctcatctccattacagtaaatggagaaaaactgcttccagttatgaccattacgcgtagaatttcgatataaaacctgcccaacttttgtaaggaagctgtaaggaatgaacctgccaaatttcagccttccacccacacgggaagttggagaattagtgatgagtcagtgagtgagtgagtcagtgagtgagtcagtgagtgagtgagtgagtgagtgagtgagggctttgccttttattagtatagattggaaaaaataacattccctttaacaggatttattaaaatgtttccaaaaacgTGTCATGAATTTACACACTGGGCCTATAATTAGCTCTCTTACACTATTAACTATTTTATCATATATAAAGAACTATGTTAAATGGAGCAGTTTACTAATGCTATTGTACATACTGTTATTTCTGTTatgctatttatttttgtgttaccAAACTGTGTGGTGTTGTAATGTTTTGTTTAAGAATGAAATAATTTCAATCAGACTATGAGTAAAAGTTAAAGCCTTTAATGGGCCCCCCGGCAAAAAGTTGGGGGGAAATGGCATTAAAAGATGTTGTGAAATCTACACCCAGTAGCCTTTCATCCAATGCTCAAATAATAAACCCTCTTATTTTCAAGTTTTTACACTAAATTCATAACTTGATCTGGTgttcaaatgtgaaaataaaaaaacgaaCCAAGTGATTTAACAGACACTAATCTAAAGACTTGTAAAGTGCTGAGATATTCATTTTTAGCCACATCTTTGAGCTATATGTTGTTGTAATGACATCCAGAACAtaccacaaataataataatctctattGTAATAGCAGGGTTTGCCTTGGAATGACAAAGCATAGCAGTAACAAATATGTGTGGAAATTCACTAGACAATCAGAATACAGAAACAGACAAGTGAATATACACATAGAATACACTTTGTATGTGAATGGAGAAAGATTTCCCTTCTATGCTCATTACCCGAGGAGCCACAGTCTTGATTCATCTCCAGAGGGCCCAAAGACATTCATCACAAACTCTGCATCAATAATCACCTTAGGAAGTCACATCTCTGTAAAGGCCAACAAGCTGGCTTTTCTGTAATCCTACCAAAATTATgcatttactagcaaaatacccgcgcttcgcagcggagaagtagtgtgttaaagaagtaatgaaaaagaataggagacattttaataataacgtaacatgattgacaatgtaattgttttgtcattcttaTGAGTGTTGCCGGCATATATATATGCCAGtcgcactggtgcatttgtgtctcccataaaagtagcttcacttgaaatcactttgtgattttgcacgggtaaaaacgtctgctgaagtgtcagattcttctttaactcttctgctttctgtatcttgtgcattgcattcaggtctttcaggttatcttgatgttttgtctcatagtgccgtcttagattaaattctgtaattacagtcacattagctccacaagtgagacacacgggtttaccggcaatgtcagtaaacatatactaagCCTCCCATCgatttttaaaggctctatgttcagaatcaccttttctcttcggcatcgtgtgggctagcttcgcaataacttgcagcatcataagctagacttgattagcgcggtaagtgttcggcaaggaagctgaagcgctgcattatgggatctgtagtttattgtgttaccagcgcttcatctccccgggctattaataacaataatacagtatataaaatgatctcccgggctggatttaattacacgctgggccggatgtggcccgtgagccttgagtttgacacatatggactaaatagaacttgaaaagatatattttttcgaatgtgatcgcgcaattcagatcgagttgacgcatactacagtacattgagcccgcgtgctactgtggttttgcctgcatgcattaataagttaccctcccctcgctcttacttttttaccgttcatcttatgaatacactgagtatggctttaccaaaacaatcattgatcgcaaataaagtatccattattcataaagcttcaattggtgatctgtctttctgcgttaaccgcatattttttcatacgtctcaaaccaaggggatgcgaagttaaaatgaataaaaatgcgtgcatacatactcagtgcatcccctctcgggaatcgaacctcgaagctagaggcaaagcctttactattgcgccacagcgtgtggtttatctatttgagcgtagcagtgtaattcggtttttgttcagcactctttggaactgttgttttttgtctgcGCTCTGCGTCAGTTGACGTGAGTCGCTGactatggttttatatgtcactcgctcgcttctaattgtttcgctgccttcttaattatataatgcatgttttcttaagcgctttttggagctcttcctggttttctacgtactgcgtaattacgtgggaggcgtgatgatgtcacacgaaactccgcccccacggctttcgagctcaactccattacagtaaatggagaaaaatagcttctagttatgaccgttatgcgtagaattttgaaatgaaacctgcccaacttttgtaaggaagctgtaaggaatgagcctgccaaatttcagccttccacccacacggcaagttggagaattagtgatgagtcagtgagtcagtcagtcagtcagtcagtcagtgagggctttgccttttattagtatagatatatatttacttttatgcGTCCACTTGTTTTTTCTTTACCAGTGCCCCTACAACAATTATCACTCTGTCTTTACAGATCTTGGAGTTAAGTAGGGTGGGGTTCGATTACTGTATTGATGTCTAATTGTTGCTGCTAATTGCAGTTTGTGTGTTATATCTGGTCTGTCACATTTAAGCTCATCTTTTCAGATGTATTTGGGATGAGGTAAGATGATTTAATGTGCGTGTGGgaggttttttgtgtgttttattggtATGGTATATGCTGTCTTTCTTAATATAGTTACTACTTCTGTgtcattttatgttcattttgattttcattttgtcaagGAAACTGTTTAAAATTGAAAAGGAAATAATGGGAGGACCAAGAACCGTTGCACACAGATTAAACCATTCTATCATCAATCATTGTGATGTGTGAGGCAGTCGTGCTTCCTGTCATATTCCCATTATTTCACTCATGGGAATCATTTAAGAGTGTTATGGTTAAACCTGTCCTTAGAGAAAATGGTGAGGTGTTCATTTTTCTATGAAGAATATTATAAATATCATTTTGCCAATAGAACTTTAAAACATATAACAGCATTTTATCGGCATCATTGTGTTTGCTTTAAAAAGTTCAGTTAAATGGAAATGAAGTACCTCATTCAACAAGAGGAGCAGTATTGTTATCCATCTGACAATACATCCTGTCTCAGAGAAATCCGTGCTCCAGTAGTTAATCTAATCCTTTATTTTTTATCAGCAGTTGTGGTAATGGTGGCAGTCTTTGGAAACCTAGTggtaattatttcattttctcattttaagcAGCTTCACACTCCTAGCAACCTACTTGTTCTGTCACTGGCTGTAGCTGACTTATTGATTGGCATTTTTTGTATGCCTTTAATGCTCATTAAACTTATTGATAAGTGCTGGTATTTTGGagacatgttatgttttatttattctctAATGAATCTTCTACTGACCTCAGTTTCTATTAGTAATTTGGTATTTATTGCCATTGATCGTTATGTTGCTATATGTGATCCTTTactttattcaacaaaaattacCATTCATGTAACACAAATGTTTATTGCAACATCTTGGATATTATCTATGTTATATACTTGGATGATTACTTATTTTAAGGGAGTCTATTTTAACTTTGAAACTACACAGTTTTGTTTAGGAGTGTGTGAACTAGGGTATAATGTAACCTGGGGTTTTATAGATTTACTGGTCTCATTTATTTTGCCTTGTTCTGTATTGGCAACTCTTTACACAAAAGTTTTTATAGTTGCCAAAAGACATGTGAGAATAATAAATTCAGTGacacaaaacagaaatacagGCAAAAATCAAAGTAATATATCTAAACAGTCTGAAcgaaaagctgcaaaaacattaggaattGTAGTAGCGGTTTTTCTTCTATGCTGGATACCATATTATTTGTGCATAATTATTGACTCATACACAAACAGTTCCACACCTATTGTGGCCTTTCACATATCCACATGTTTAGTGTTTTTTAACTCTGGTCTAAATCCAGTCATTTATGCTTTGTTCTATCCCTGGTTTCAGAAGTCTGTCAGACTCATTGTGTCTCTTAAGATATGCAGTCCTGCCTCATCCTTGATCAATCTGTTACCCGAAAAGCATTAGAGTATGTATAATGCAGTagcttttaaaatactgctggatcatttatctctatttcttATCTTATTAATAACATCACTATTCCGATTACACAATTGCAAAAGTAATGGATCACTCTTAGAATATGTAATAGAAATAGCATACTAGGAAGTGCATATCATAAGAATGAGATTGTTTGAAAAACAGTGAATTGGGAAGTCAGTGTGTTTTGTTACAATGTATTTAAAAGgttattttacagtttaataaacattttaaaataaagccaCATGGACCAAGAGAGTTTGCCaacatatatttaattaatttcattgtctatatttatttgcatattacaTTTACAGTGTATGAAGGTGGTTCAcatgcaatatttaaaatgtttaggaGACTTTTACATAAGTGAAAAAATATCAAACCATATACACTATTGttcaaaggttttagaacaccacagtttttccagttttgctTCAAATTTAATCAATTGAAATGTAGTggatgacctaaaatggtgaaaaggtaagcagtaaactgccagaggattaaatttaaagtttaggttagcaaaaactgaaaaaaggaaacttCAGATTTTTACAAATGGGCATTCTTCAGGGAACAAATAATAAGTTACAATCTACAGATTTTCCtcagcaattaaagtaaagtaagccttgcaagttgaaacaaacaatttacacaggtgtcccaaattctgttgattacttaaaacccctctgtctgtcttaaagagGAGTTGGAAAAAACTGTGTTACAACATCCTCTGAGGTACTAtgtggacaatattacactgtagaaagttgtgaACTCCAGTGATAATGGCATGAAAATCAatcaacaaatgaaatgagacaaagAACTATTACCATAAGAACTGTTTCaattagagaaattgcaaaaaaaaaaaaaatcaaagtgtcagtgagaacagtgtcctacacaatccaaaggcaattggaaattGGAAGaagctctgataggaagagaACTGGCAGCCttgaagaaagtcttatggaccacTCAATCAGAATTCAAAATCTTCGGTTCATCACGCAGGCAGTTTGAAAGCTGTTGAGCTTGGTGAGAGAAAGGTTATTCAGTTTGTGagaccaactgtcaaacatggaagaggaagtgtgatggtctggggttcttttgctgcaGGAAgtgttggtgacttgcacagagtgactggcattctgaatcaaaatggttaccacagtttggctgttatattaGCAAAAGGTGGcttctttaataaagttttgtacacttaatgattctttgacttatttttttattatccatggtttatttgttctatgccttgatttaaTGAAGCATTAAACATTAAACTGTGAATTttcataaaaagtgaaaaaatgaggtGTTCTAAAATCTTTGACCAGTAGTATACTTTCACAGATCATTTGTTGTTAACATTTTACACTCGCTTACCTAAACTAATGAATTATACAATGTTTTCATGTCTTCTAATATGTTTGTTAGTTGCTGAAACTGTATCACTGTAAATGGTTTTCTTGTTTATTACATGAGTTCTTCAACGACTAATTATACTTTTATAattgagaaaatattttttgtttgtgctgaCACATAgcaaagttttcaaatttttttttttggatcagcCACATGAAAAATCACTTTAAATCATTAAATGCTTAAAATCCTTTTCTGGAGTTTTGGAAAATTACTTTTGCTGGTATTCATTTCAAATGAGGTAAAAAGATGTTTATTATATTCTTTTCACATGCTATTGTTATTATTGATGTATTGTTAACAGTGTACTGATGTAAAAATATTAACCATGCTAACTCAAATTATTCAttcaaatgtaaatattatacagTGTGCATTAACTATAATGCGATCTTCTAAGGTTCTCTGTATTTTTGCAGgtctgtttttccatttatactttcattataatttaaagcaaacaaaacaacataTTCATAAAAAATCTAATACATTGGAATTAATCTGTTCATGGCATGTATAATAGATAGAACTGTCTCCCTCACAACCCTGAGAAACTGGTATATTTATATACTGAAATAAAAGCTGCACATTGTCTCTTTTTATTTGCAAGAGTTTTAGAGTTTTATCGTTTCCAAGAATATTCAGTTAGTGCTCTTTTTGTGTTAACTAGTAAATCTAAATTGGCATGATATGTTAAATGagggagtgtttgtgtgtgtttgaagGTTCACTGCAATAGATTTGTGCCTCCTACTTGGATTTATTCCTGTTTTGCACCTTATGTTGCTGTCATAGGTTCTATTTTACCACAACATAgc
This genomic interval carries:
- the LOC120526572 gene encoding trace amine-associated receptor 13c-like; this encodes MKYLIQQEEQYCYPSDNTSCLREIRAPVVNLILYFLSAVVVMVAVFGNLVVIISFSHFKQLHTPSNLLVLSLAVADLLIGIFCMPLMLIKLIDKCWYFGDMLCFIYSLMNLLLTSVSISNLVFIAIDRYVAICDPLLYSTKITIHVTQMFIATSWILSMLYTWMITYFKGVYFNFETTQFCLGVCELGYNVTWGFIDLLVSFILPCSVLATLYTKVFIVAKRHVRIINSVTQNRNTGKNQSNISKQSERKAAKTLGIVVAVFLLCWIPYYLCIIIDSYTNSSTPIVAFHISTCLVFFNSGLNPVIYALFYPWFQKSVRLIVSLKICSPASSLINLLPEKH